In Choloepus didactylus isolate mChoDid1 chromosome 18, mChoDid1.pri, whole genome shotgun sequence, a single genomic region encodes these proteins:
- the ZNF207 gene encoding BUB3-interacting and GLEBS motif-containing protein ZNF207 isoform X4: MGRKKKKQLKPWCWYCNRDFDDEKILIQHQKAKHFKCHICHKKLYTGPGLAIHCMQVHKETIDAVPNAIPGRTDIELEIYGMEGIPEKDMDERRRLLEQKTQESQKKKQQDDSDEYDDDDSAASTSFQPQPVQPQQGYIPPMAQPGLPPVPGAPGMPPGIPPLMPGVPPLMPGMPPVMPGMPPGMMPMGGMMPPGPGIPPLMPGMPPGMPPPVPRPGIPPMTQAQAVSAPGILNRPPAPTAAVPAPQPPVTKPLFPSAGQMGTPVTSSSTASSNSESLSASSKALFPSTAQAQAAVQGPVGTDFKPLNSTPATTTEPPKPTFPAYTQSTASTTSTTNSTAAKPVTSITSKPATLTTTSATSKLIHPDEDISLEERRAQLPKYQRNLPRPGQAPIGNPPVGPIGGMMPPQPGIPQQQGMRPPMPPHGQYGGHHQGMPGYLPGAMPPYGQGPPMVPPYQGGPPRPPMGMRPPVMSQGGRY; encoded by the exons ATGGGGCGCAAGAAGAAGAAGCAGCTGAAGCCGTGGTGCTG GTATTGTAATAGAGATTTTGATGATGAGAAGATCCTTATACAGCACCAAAAGGCAAAGCATTTTAAATGCCATATATGTCACAAGAAATTGTACACAGGACCTGGCTTAGCTATTCACTGCATGCAG GTGCATAAGGAGACAATAGATGCTGTACCAAATGCAATACCTGGGAGAACAGACATAGAGTTGGAAATATATGGTATGGAAGGTATTCCAGAAAAGGACATGGACGAAAGACGACGACTTCTTGAACAGAAAACACAAG AGAGTCAGAAAAAGAAGCAACAAGATGATTCTGATGAATATGATGATGACGATTCTGCAGCTTCAACTTCATTTCAACCACAGCCTGTTCAGCCTCAACAAGGTTATATTCCCCCAATGGCGCAGCCAGGACTGCCACCAGTTCCAGGAGCACCAGGAATGCCTCCAG GCATACCTCCATTAATGCCAGGTGTTCCTCCTCTGATGCCAGGAATGCCACCAGTTATGCCAGGCATGCCACCTGG AATGATGCCAATGGGTGGAATGATGCCACCTGGACCAGGAATACCACCTCTCATGCCTGGCATGCCTCCAG GCATGCCCCCACCTGTTCCACGTCCTGGGATTCCTCCAATGACTCAAGCACAGGCTGTTTCAGCGCCAGGTATTCTTAATAGACCACCTGCACCAACAGCAGCAGTTCCTGCTCCACAGCCTCCGGTTACTAAGCCTCTTTTCCCCAGTGCTGGACAG ATGGGGACACCTGTAACAAGCTCAAGTACAGCTTCATCCAATTCAGAAAGTCTGTCTGCATCTTCTAAAGCTCTGTTTCCTAGCACAGCACAA GCTCAGGCAGCTGTTCAAGGACCTGTTGGTACAGATTTCAAGCCCTTAAATAGTACCCCTGCAACAACTACAGAACCCCCAAAGCCTACATTCCCTGCTTATACACAGTCTACAGCTTCAACCACTAGTACAACAAATAGCACTGCAGCTAAACCAGTGACTTCAATAACAAGTAAGCCTGCTACACTTACAACAACCAGTGCAACCAGTAAGTTGATCCATCCAGATGAGGATATATCACTG GAAGAGAGAAGGGCACAGTTACCTAAGTATCAGCGTAATCTCCCTCGACCAGGACAGGCCCCCATCGGTAATCCGCCAGTTGGACCAATTGGAGGTATGATGCCACCACAGCCAGGCATCCCACAGCAACAAGGAATGAGACCCCCGATGCCGCCTCatg GTCAGTATGGTGGTCATCATCAAGGCATGCCAGGTTACCTTCCTGGTGCTATGCCACCGTATGGGCAGGGACCACCAATGGTGCCCCCTTACCAAGGTGGGCCTCCTCGACCTCCGATGGGAATGAGACCTCCTGTAATGTCGCAAGGTGGCCGTTACTGA